In a genomic window of Wyeomyia smithii strain HCP4-BCI-WySm-NY-G18 chromosome 1, ASM2978416v1, whole genome shotgun sequence:
- the LOC129717254 gene encoding uncharacterized protein LOC129717254: MLISEEVAAVVKLMDELEKTVEVDLNEQWKHIQDVVREMIENFVINLSSIQFTREELHLLNKGLNFAILPVSAPIADVVNNIESAIQYQCHSIKSAVRLDVEKCISRSINSQNKSRNIDFDTWCVVRRLKSRKVVYSRADKGNAIVIMDNSDYDSRVSDMINSGPYEECKYKNGKPRDPLNTMVEQANITRRQVAHLMGEEKLDRKLHVPNPKVASLYCLPKVHKNPLAMRPISSNICTPTEKMAAWLVDELRKYPVTQGKSLKNSVELVKQVEYLEIRRGEILVSFDVTALFPSVPVNEAIKYLRTHLERYRAPPNHIEAYMSVAELSMKQNLFMFRGKNYKQVFGLSMGSKLSPLLAEIFMSNFEVEAEGNKLFPRIWKRYVDDIFALVKERTLTQTLDFLNSRHTTIKFTVEKEVEGKLPFLDLLITRKDNNKLKFGIYRKPTSTDRYITADSNHFGGQKQAAFHSMAHRIFNIPMEEQEFLAEKETIYKAAELNGYDKHFVDKILRKHERKKHRRDATTLIPKNEEIRRVSLPFYPTITNPLKHTLRRYGINIAHKSVNTLRELLVNLKDKAPQDERAGIYKIPCKDCDAVYIGQTRRKVKVRLKEHRRAVEMNKTSESSVATHKVSNQHEIDWDKAGLIKSINKIGLLNAWESMYIATAKQPLMNDDDAPINSILFNLTTGRK, encoded by the exons ATGTTGATTTCGGAAGAAGTTGCCGCAGTCGTAAAGTTGATGGACGAATTAGAAAAAACAGTtgaagtggacctgaacgaacagtggaagcacatccaggACGTGGTCCGTGAA ATGATcgaaaattttgtgattaatctctcGTCCATACAATTCACTCGCGAAGAGCTACATTTGCTTAACAAGGGGCTAAATTTCGCAATTTTACCCGTTAGTGCACCAATAGCCGATGTAGTGAATAATATTGAAAGTGCCATTCAGTACCAGTGTCACTCGATAAAATCCGCGGTTCGCCTTGACGTAGAAAAATGCATTTCCCGCTCAATAAATAGTCAAAACAAAtctagaaatattgattttgataCGTGGTGCGTGGTACGAAGGTTGAAGTCCCGTAAAGTGGTTTACTCCCGTGCGGACAAAGGAAACGCGATCGTGATTATGGACAACTCAGACTACGATTCACGTGTCTCCGACATGATAAATTCGGGTCCGTACGAGGAATGTAAGTATAAAAACGGAAAACCAAGAGATCCACTAAACACTATGGTGGAACAGGCAAATATTACTAGGCGACAAGTAGCACACCTGATGGGAGAGGAGAAGTTGGATAGAAAACTACATGTTCCGAATCCTAAAGTAGCATCCCTCTACTGCCTACCAAAAGTCCATAAAAACCCGTTAGCTATGCGTCCTATTTCGTCCAATATCTGCACACCCACTGAAAAAATGGCTGCATGGCTGGTAGATGAGCTGAGAAAGTACCCGGTGACACAGGGGAAAAGTCTAAAAAACTCCGTAGAATTGGTTAAGCAGGTGGAGTATCTGGAAATCCGTAGGGGGGAAATCCTAGTATCCTTCGATGTGACTGCCCTGTTCCCAAGTGTACCTGTGAATGAAGCCATAAAATACTTGCGCACACACCTAGAACGTTACCGCGCCCCCCCAAATCACATTGAGGCCTATATGTCAGTGGCCGAATTAAGTatgaaacaaaatttgtttatgttcagaggAAAAAATTATAAACAGGTCTTCGGTCTAAGTATGGGTAGTAAATTGTCTCCACTGTTAGCCGAAATTTTCATGTCCAATTTCGAGGTTGAAGCTGAAGGAAATAAACTCTTCCCTCGGATATGGAAACGGTATGTGGATGACATTTTTGCTTTGGTGAAGGAACGCACGCTAACACAAACTCTCGACTTTCTTAACTCACGGCACACCACAATCAAGTTCACGGTTGAAAAAGAAGTCGAAGGAAAACTTCCTTTCCTTGATTTACTTATTACACGGAAGGATAACAATAAGCTAAAATTTGGAATCTATCGAAAGCCAACTTCAACAGATCGTTACATCACAGCTGACTCGAACCATTTCGGTGGTCAAAAACAGGCCGCTTTTCATTCCATGGCCCATCGCATCTTCAACATACCGATGGAAGAACAAGAGTTTttagcagaaaaagaaacaatatATAAAGCAGCCGAATTGAACGGGTACGACAAACATTTCGTCGACAAAATCCTCCGTAAGCACGAAAGAAAGAAACACAGACGAGACGCCACCACTTTAATACCGAAAAATGAGGAGATTCGAAGAGTCAGCCTCCCGTTTTACCCTACCATCACGAATCCACTGAAGCATACCCTCCGCAGATATGGAATAAATATTGCACATAAAAGCGTTAACACTTTACGTGAACTTCTGGTTAACCTGAAGGACAAAGCTCCACAAGACGAAcgagctggaatttataaaataccGTGCAAAGACTGCGACGCGGTATATATCGGGCAAACACGAAGAAAAGTTAAAGTGCGGCTTAAAGAGCATAGAAGAGCagtagaaatgaacaaaacgagtgaatccAGTGTAGCAACACATAAAGTGAGTAACCAACACGAGATCGATTGGGATAAGGCGGGTCTGATCAAAAGCATCAATAAAATTGGTCTCCTCAATGCTTGGGAGTCAATGTACATTGCGACGGCCAAACAACCATTGATGAACGACGACGATGCACCGATCAACTCAATTCTCTTCAACTTGACAACGGGGAGAAAGTAA